Proteins encoded within one genomic window of Panacibacter microcysteis:
- a CDS encoding aldo/keto reductase, whose amino-acid sequence MEKRILGAGGLEVSALGLGCMGLSFGYGPATEKKEAIKLLRAAYDKGITFFDTAEAYGPYDNEMLLGEAFAGNRDKVVIATKFGFKNGKTTEGLDSRPENIRAVAEASLKRLQTDYIDLFYQHRTDPNVPIEDVAGTVQDLIKEGKVKHFGMSEAGAATIRKAHAVQPVAALQSEYSMFYREPEKEIIPLLEELGIGFVPFSPLGKGFLTGAIDANTQFDKNDFRNIVPRFTEENRKANQSLVNLLKQIAAALQATPAQIALAWLLAQKPWIVPIPGTTKMHRLEENIGAASLQPGSSDLANINSALEEIKIVGERYPAHLAAITGK is encoded by the coding sequence ATGGAAAAAAGAATATTGGGCGCTGGTGGATTGGAAGTATCGGCTCTTGGGCTTGGTTGTATGGGTTTAAGTTTTGGCTATGGGCCGGCAACAGAGAAAAAGGAAGCGATAAAATTGTTACGGGCCGCTTATGATAAGGGTATTACCTTTTTTGATACCGCAGAAGCTTATGGCCCTTATGACAATGAGATGCTACTCGGCGAAGCCTTTGCAGGTAACCGGGATAAGGTAGTGATTGCAACAAAATTTGGTTTTAAAAATGGTAAAACCACAGAGGGCCTGGATAGCCGCCCGGAAAACATCAGGGCCGTGGCAGAAGCTTCACTTAAAAGGCTGCAGACAGATTACATCGACTTGTTTTACCAGCACCGCACAGACCCCAACGTACCTATAGAAGATGTGGCGGGCACCGTACAGGATCTTATCAAAGAAGGTAAAGTAAAACATTTCGGCATGAGTGAGGCGGGTGCTGCAACCATTCGCAAAGCACATGCGGTGCAGCCGGTTGCCGCTTTGCAGAGTGAATACTCTATGTTTTACCGCGAGCCGGAAAAAGAGATCATTCCCCTGCTCGAAGAACTCGGTATTGGTTTTGTGCCATTCAGCCCGCTCGGTAAGGGTTTTCTTACAGGAGCCATCGATGCCAATACACAATTCGACAAGAACGATTTCAGGAACATTGTACCAAGATTTACAGAAGAGAACCGCAAAGCAAACCAGTCTCTGGTAAATCTCCTAAAACAGATTGCCGCAGCACTACAAGCCACACCTGCACAAATAGCGCTGGCATGGCTGCTGGCGCAAAAGCCATGGATCGTTCCTATACCAGGCACAACCAAAATGCACAGGCTCGAAGAAAACATTGGTGCGGCCAGCCTGCAGCCTGGCAGCAGTGATCTTGCCAACATCAACAGTGCGCTCGAAGAAATAAAGATTGTGGGCGAAAGATACCCCGCACATCTTGCAGCCATTACCGGTAAGTAA
- a CDS encoding DUF4291 family protein yields the protein MNCSVSTYNNQIADFAVENQYFGRAHFSYSRMSWIKPNFLWMMFRCGWASKENQERVLALWLKKADFEAILSQAVFSSYQEGKYASFQTWRNELDSKEVRLQWDPDHNPYGEKLARRAIQLGLKGKTWKSSEKVPFNKLKTLLNLW from the coding sequence ATCAATTGTAGTGTATCAACGTATAATAATCAAATAGCGGATTTTGCTGTAGAAAATCAATATTTCGGACGAGCTCATTTTAGTTATAGTCGAATGTCTTGGATAAAACCCAATTTTTTATGGATGATGTTTCGCTGCGGCTGGGCATCAAAAGAAAACCAGGAAAGAGTCCTTGCCCTTTGGCTGAAAAAAGCAGATTTTGAAGCGATATTATCACAAGCAGTTTTTTCGTCTTATCAAGAAGGGAAATATGCGAGTTTTCAAACTTGGCGAAATGAATTAGATTCCAAAGAGGTTAGACTACAATGGGATCCAGATCACAATCCTTACGGAGAAAAGCTTGCCAGGAGAGCCATTCAACTAGGATTAAAGGGAAAGACTTGGAAATCTTCGGAAAAGGTTCCATTCAACAAATTGAAGACATTACTGAATTTGTGGTAG
- a CDS encoding DUF3472 domain-containing protein, with protein MIRTMLTLVFACLLLIAAQAQQTLIIPGFTGYATPAENDEATAMFVAPKGLVNWTNTRQHISYMGIMQQAGEAALWLHVQSDSGAELIITAAGKKFLLTVPAGKLYKRLYIGSITTADSGALAVELTCNRKTGKTIAAIQSLEMKTAHSNQVFFNIKERRNAASVHLLYPLADTVKATAFYNELRVPKGADVIHSYYMACGFARGYFGIQVNAAKERRVIFSVWDAGDEAADRNKVADSNRVQLIAKGSGVITNDFGNEGTGGHSHWVYNWHADSTYKFLVTAVPDSATNTTTYAAYFYAADSAAWKFIAAFRAPKDAQYLRHLYSFTENFSGVNGQLYRRAYFGNQWIQDEASGNWQELTKATFSCDVTGRAKDRADFGGGAAGNQFYLWNGGFKNPDVEYGDTLLRTANGVRTPANVYHHLDSVAQAATDQRLILHAIKAGKIDTTGAVHGVYYTILQEGNGRQVALSDTVKVFYKGSLLSTGEVFDSTKETPVEFPLNRLIKGWQYALPKCKVGGSIRLVIPSGLAYSVRNVAANIPPNSIMVFDIEVVDARQ; from the coding sequence ATGATACGTACAATGCTTACACTGGTCTTTGCCTGCTTATTGCTGATTGCCGCACAGGCACAGCAAACCCTTATAATACCTGGCTTTACGGGCTATGCCACACCGGCTGAAAACGATGAGGCCACAGCAATGTTCGTTGCGCCAAAAGGACTGGTGAACTGGACAAATACCCGCCAGCACATCAGTTACATGGGCATCATGCAGCAAGCGGGTGAGGCAGCACTGTGGCTGCACGTACAGAGCGATAGTGGCGCCGAACTAATCATTACTGCAGCGGGCAAAAAATTTTTGCTTACCGTACCTGCCGGTAAACTGTACAAACGCCTGTACATTGGCAGTATTACAACCGCTGATAGCGGCGCACTTGCTGTAGAGCTTACCTGCAACCGAAAAACGGGTAAAACGATCGCTGCCATACAATCGCTTGAAATGAAAACGGCGCATAGCAACCAGGTTTTTTTCAACATAAAAGAAAGGCGCAACGCGGCATCTGTACACCTGCTATATCCGCTGGCAGACACTGTAAAAGCCACGGCTTTTTACAACGAGCTGCGTGTACCTAAAGGCGCAGACGTTATACACAGCTATTACATGGCCTGTGGTTTTGCCAGGGGCTATTTTGGTATACAGGTAAACGCAGCCAAAGAGCGGCGCGTAATATTTTCTGTCTGGGATGCCGGTGACGAAGCGGCTGACCGCAACAAAGTGGCAGACAGTAACCGCGTACAACTCATTGCCAAAGGCAGCGGTGTTATTACCAACGATTTTGGTAATGAAGGCACCGGCGGCCACAGCCACTGGGTATACAACTGGCATGCAGACAGCACCTATAAATTTCTTGTAACAGCAGTGCCGGACAGTGCCACCAACACTACCACCTATGCGGCTTATTTTTATGCGGCTGACAGCGCAGCATGGAAGTTTATTGCTGCATTTCGTGCGCCAAAAGATGCGCAATATTTACGACACCTGTATTCTTTTACCGAAAATTTCAGTGGTGTGAATGGCCAGTTATACCGCCGCGCTTATTTTGGTAACCAGTGGATACAGGATGAAGCAAGCGGCAACTGGCAGGAACTGACAAAAGCGACTTTCTCCTGCGATGTTACAGGCCGTGCAAAAGACCGGGCAGATTTTGGCGGCGGCGCTGCAGGCAACCAGTTTTATTTGTGGAATGGCGGTTTTAAAAACCCTGATGTAGAATATGGCGACACATTGCTGCGCACGGCCAACGGTGTGCGCACACCTGCAAATGTGTATCATCACCTGGACAGTGTAGCGCAGGCGGCAACAGATCAGCGGTTAATACTCCATGCCATTAAAGCCGGAAAGATAGATACCACAGGCGCTGTACATGGTGTTTATTATACCATACTACAGGAAGGCAACGGCAGACAGGTAGCGCTTTCCGATACTGTGAAAGTATTTTACAAAGGTAGCCTGCTAAGCACCGGCGAGGTGTTTGATTCCACCAAAGAAACACCCGTTGAATTTCCGCTAAACAGGCTCATCAAAGGCTGGCAATATGCTTTGCCAAAATGTAAAGTGGGTGGCAGCATACGGCTTGTCATTCCATCAGGTCTTGCATATAGCGTGCGAAATGTTGCTGCAAATATTCCGCCCAACAGTATCATGGTATTTGATATTGAAGTAGTGGATGCGCGACAGTAA
- a CDS encoding ankyrin repeat domain-containing protein, whose translation MDYLQKIFTDFELHAADGIRECFKNGVDPDTVVNGKPLIYGLVNMYSRGPLFKRCIQVFIDFDVQVEDKVLLAVLSDNADLLDTLLTADKRALTKRYSFDCVFTPLYEVSLLHICAEYNHLACANVLLRHGADINEKAGLDEHGFGGQTPVFHTVNQDANKSIDMLKWLLALNADLSVEVKGLTWGKGYDWETFIPGVNPLSYAMMGLLRQFQRTEKQIYEIVSLLLIARYGIDYSPANVPNRYLHS comes from the coding sequence ATGGATTACCTGCAAAAAATATTTACAGACTTTGAACTGCATGCCGCCGACGGCATCAGGGAATGTTTCAAAAATGGTGTAGATCCGGATACAGTGGTAAATGGTAAACCGCTGATCTATGGCCTGGTCAATATGTACAGCCGCGGGCCACTGTTTAAAAGATGTATACAGGTTTTTATTGACTTTGATGTGCAGGTAGAAGACAAGGTTTTACTGGCTGTATTGTCTGATAATGCTGACCTGCTGGACACTCTTTTAACAGCGGATAAACGGGCACTTACAAAAAGATATTCTTTCGACTGCGTTTTTACGCCGCTATATGAAGTATCACTGTTACACATTTGTGCAGAATACAACCACCTGGCATGCGCCAATGTATTGTTGCGGCACGGCGCAGACATCAATGAGAAAGCCGGGTTAGATGAACATGGTTTTGGCGGGCAAACACCTGTTTTCCACACCGTAAACCAGGATGCGAACAAAAGTATAGATATGCTGAAGTGGCTGCTGGCACTGAATGCAGACCTTTCTGTAGAAGTAAAAGGTCTTACCTGGGGTAAAGGCTACGACTGGGAAACTTTTATTCCCGGTGTAAACCCACTGAGCTATGCGATGATGGGTTTGCTGCGGCAGTTTCAGCGAACGGAGAAACAGATCTATGAAATTGTGTCGCTGTTATTAATAGCCAGGTATGGAATTGATTATTCTCCTGCTAACGTTCCCAACAGGTACCTGCACAGTTAG
- a CDS encoding P1 family peptidase, producing the protein MKYLLVNILLLLFCQVQAQKPRARDIGIPFNGTPGKYNAITDVKGVEVGYSTIIRGSGKNVREQGPVRTGVTAILPRGRNNNPVYANWYSLNGNGEMTGTTWITESGFLETPIMITNTNSVGVVRDAVLKWFVRTGWYKEDFWYTYPVVAETYDGFLNDIYGFHVKESNAYEALDSAKSGYLEEGNVGGGTGMMCLGFKGGTGTASRVVKIQDSTYTIGVLVQSNFGSKKNLTIAGVPAGKELKDTLNYEFKAAPSYRQEGDGSIIVVVATDAPLLPHQLKRIAARVPLGVGIVGGRGENGSGDIFIAFSTANPTAFNREQFTAVEQLPNDQINPLFDATVQAVEEAIINAMVAAETMEGINGNKAYALPHNLVIELLKKYNRVK; encoded by the coding sequence ATGAAATACTTGTTAGTAAATATTCTACTGTTGTTGTTTTGCCAGGTACAGGCACAAAAACCAAGAGCAAGAGATATCGGCATACCATTCAATGGAACTCCCGGTAAATACAATGCCATAACAGATGTAAAAGGTGTGGAAGTTGGCTACAGCACCATCATCCGCGGCTCCGGTAAAAATGTAAGAGAGCAGGGGCCTGTAAGAACAGGCGTTACGGCAATCTTGCCACGTGGCCGCAATAATAATCCTGTTTATGCAAACTGGTATTCATTGAATGGCAATGGAGAAATGACCGGTACCACCTGGATAACAGAATCCGGTTTTCTGGAAACGCCAATCATGATCACCAATACCAACAGTGTTGGCGTAGTAAGAGATGCAGTACTAAAATGGTTTGTAAGAACAGGCTGGTACAAAGAAGACTTTTGGTACACTTACCCCGTTGTGGCTGAAACTTATGATGGATTTCTGAATGACATTTATGGTTTTCACGTAAAAGAAAGCAACGCATATGAAGCGCTGGACAGTGCTAAGAGCGGTTACTTAGAAGAAGGAAATGTTGGTGGCGGTACAGGGATGATGTGTCTTGGTTTTAAAGGCGGTACAGGAACGGCTTCAAGGGTGGTGAAAATACAGGACTCAACATACACCATAGGTGTTTTGGTACAATCCAACTTTGGCAGTAAAAAGAATTTAACCATTGCGGGTGTGCCTGCAGGTAAAGAATTAAAGGACACACTCAACTATGAATTTAAAGCAGCTCCATCTTACCGGCAGGAAGGTGATGGTTCTATTATAGTGGTAGTGGCTACGGATGCGCCGCTATTGCCACACCAGTTAAAGCGAATAGCTGCAAGGGTGCCGCTTGGTGTAGGTATTGTTGGCGGGAGAGGTGAGAATGGTTCCGGTGATATATTTATCGCTTTTTCCACGGCCAACCCAACAGCTTTTAACCGGGAGCAATTTACAGCGGTAGAGCAATTACCCAACGACCAGATCAACCCGCTTTTTGATGCTACCGTACAGGCAGTGGAAGAAGCCATCATTAATGCAATGGTTGCGGCGGAAACAATGGAAGGTATCAACGGCAATAAAGCTTACGCCTTACCGCACAACCTGGTAATAGAATTACTGAAGAAATACAACCGCGTAAAATAA
- a CDS encoding GNAT family N-acetyltransferase — MEVKIAGTAADISKCWDVLLVLRPHLEKEKFVDTVLEMMSEGYQLAYIEEDGKAASAIGFRYQQFLYIGKHFYIDDLVSLPETRGKGYAGRLLDYVHDLAREKGYRYVALDSGHHRFNAHRLYLNKGYNITAHHFVKQL; from the coding sequence ATGGAAGTAAAAATAGCCGGAACAGCAGCAGACATCAGCAAGTGTTGGGATGTTTTGCTGGTGCTAAGACCACACCTGGAAAAAGAAAAGTTTGTAGATACTGTTCTCGAAATGATGTCAGAAGGTTACCAGCTTGCCTATATTGAAGAAGATGGAAAAGCCGCATCTGCTATCGGTTTTCGTTACCAGCAATTCCTGTACATTGGAAAGCATTTTTATATAGACGACCTCGTCTCTTTGCCTGAAACAAGAGGCAAGGGATATGCGGGCAGACTGCTCGATTATGTGCATGATCTTGCAAGGGAAAAAGGTTATCGGTATGTGGCGCTGGACTCAGGTCATCACCGCTTTAATGCGCATCGTTTATATCTTAACAAGGGTTACAACATTACGGCACACCATTTTGTCAAGCAGTTATAA
- a CDS encoding DUF1330 domain-containing protein, which yields MIYITQLIYIHPGQQEVFDRFEAVAIPLIATYNGRLLFRVRPGAEDYIENSMEQPYEIHLVSFESEQDFTRFMHDETRKNFLHLKEQSIKAAILIKGTTL from the coding sequence ATGATCTACATAACACAGTTAATTTATATTCACCCCGGGCAACAAGAGGTCTTCGACCGTTTTGAAGCGGTTGCCATACCATTGATTGCCACCTACAATGGCAGGCTCCTGTTTCGTGTAAGGCCGGGTGCGGAAGACTATATTGAAAACAGCATGGAGCAACCATACGAAATACACCTGGTATCTTTTGAAAGTGAACAGGACTTTACCCGTTTCATGCACGATGAAACCCGCAAAAACTTCCTGCACCTGAAAGAGCAGTCCATTAAGGCTGCCATACTCATTAAAGGCACAACCCTTTAG
- a CDS encoding amidohydrolase translates to MADIIVYNSNILTQDKLLPLAQAFAVAGGKFIAVGNNEPVLALQQPHTKLVDAANRTVLPGFTDAHIHIWKVGNLKTFLLDVRGVTSIAALQDKLSDFIKNNPGNGWIQARGFNEANMQEKRLPVKEDLDAVSEDRPVWLIRTCAHIGIANSKAIALSGIDATTHIPAGGEMRTGNDGKPNGIFTETALGLIANKIPPYTADDYAVMIRAAEKEMLQYGITAATDPAVMSDLLECYHTMHNHGQLKIRINALPVRVPDGSETSLPIPARFLSDQLQVHTVKFFADGGLSGMTAAMTQPYQNSTSYGVLRLTPDFFYPLAKEAAGKGFGIATHAIGDKAIDVVLEVYAQIRTAYPEILLRIEHLGLPSGAQLALMKKLNVHCVSQSIFLKELGKNFALYLEAERLNRIYPYRRVLDAGITLALSSDAPVVKDFNPVTGIRAALCRKDAEGNTIGPREAITQNEALYAYTMGGAIANGTSDFNGSISVGKVADFIVLNRLIRSDEDFATENDLHVSATFINGVEVFSR, encoded by the coding sequence ATGGCAGACATTATTGTTTATAATTCAAACATACTTACGCAGGATAAGTTATTGCCGCTGGCACAGGCTTTTGCTGTAGCCGGCGGAAAGTTTATTGCCGTAGGCAATAATGAACCGGTGCTTGCTTTGCAACAACCGCATACAAAGCTGGTGGATGCAGCAAACAGAACCGTGTTGCCCGGTTTTACAGATGCGCATATCCACATCTGGAAAGTCGGCAACCTGAAAACATTTTTGCTGGATGTAAGAGGCGTAACAAGCATTGCAGCATTACAGGACAAGCTTTCGGACTTTATAAAAAATAATCCCGGCAACGGCTGGATACAGGCCAGGGGATTCAATGAAGCGAACATGCAGGAAAAACGTTTGCCTGTAAAAGAAGACCTGGATGCTGTAAGTGAAGACAGGCCTGTATGGCTGATACGCACCTGCGCACACATTGGCATTGCCAATAGTAAAGCAATTGCACTAAGCGGTATAGATGCAACAACACACATACCAGCCGGTGGTGAAATGCGCACCGGCAATGATGGAAAGCCAAACGGTATATTTACCGAAACGGCACTCGGTTTAATAGCCAATAAGATTCCACCTTATACAGCAGATGATTATGCCGTCATGATAAGAGCAGCGGAAAAAGAAATGCTGCAATATGGTATTACCGCCGCAACAGACCCGGCTGTAATGTCCGATCTGCTGGAATGTTACCACACCATGCACAACCATGGTCAACTGAAAATACGCATCAATGCGTTGCCGGTTCGTGTACCTGATGGCAGTGAAACCAGCCTGCCAATACCCGCCCGTTTTCTTTCTGACCAACTGCAGGTGCATACCGTAAAATTTTTTGCAGACGGCGGCCTAAGCGGTATGACCGCCGCAATGACACAACCATACCAAAACAGCACGTCTTACGGGGTGCTTCGCTTAACGCCTGACTTCTTTTACCCGCTTGCCAAAGAAGCGGCAGGAAAGGGTTTTGGTATTGCAACACATGCCATTGGCGACAAAGCAATTGATGTGGTGCTGGAGGTGTATGCACAGATCAGAACCGCATACCCGGAAATACTGTTGCGCATAGAGCACCTGGGCCTGCCATCTGGTGCACAGCTAGCTCTTATGAAGAAGCTTAATGTTCACTGTGTTTCCCAAAGTATTTTCTTAAAAGAACTGGGTAAAAACTTTGCTTTATATCTCGAAGCGGAAAGGCTGAACAGGATATACCCTTACAGGCGTGTTTTGGATGCAGGCATTACGCTTGCGCTTTCCAGCGATGCGCCGGTAGTGAAAGATTTCAATCCCGTTACCGGCATACGCGCAGCATTATGTAGAAAAGATGCGGAGGGAAACACCATTGGCCCCCGGGAAGCCATTACGCAAAATGAAGCACTGTATGCATATACCATGGGTGGCGCCATTGCCAACGGTACTTCGGATTTCAATGGCAGTATCAGCGTTGGAAAAGTTGCTGATTTTATTGTTTTGAACAGATTAATCAGGAGTGACGAAGACTTTGCAACGGAAAATGATCTTCATGTAAGCGCCACTTTTATCAATGGCGTTGAAGTTTTTTCCAGGTAA
- a CDS encoding TCR/Tet family MFS transporter, with the protein MQTTNKKAAIGFIFITLLIDVMGWGLIIPVMADLVAQLKNIPVNIASNYGAALLSAFAVTQFLFSPVIGNLSDRFGRRPVLLISLLGFGIDYIILAIAPAYEWLFIGRIIAGITGASFTTATAYIADVSTNETERAKNFGLIGAAFGLGFVLGPALGGLLANWGIRAPFYAAATLCLLNCIYGYFFLPESLSPENRRSFDWKRANPFGSLKFLTRHPEIGGLAIGFFLIYLGAQSIQANWNFFTIYRFGWSEKMVGISLAVVGVLVGGVQAGLTRVVNPKIGNEKSIYLGLTLYTIGLVLFAFASQSWMMFVFLIPYCLGGICGPSLQSVIAGHVSPNQQGELQGALTSLMSLTTIIGPPLMTMTFSYFTTKEAPFYFPGMHFLIGASCMLLSIVIIYKVLTKEKKAHPELRNVIAGSGSEAQGFQGH; encoded by the coding sequence ATGCAAACAACGAATAAGAAAGCAGCCATTGGTTTCATTTTTATCACGTTACTGATCGATGTAATGGGGTGGGGGCTTATCATCCCCGTAATGGCAGACCTGGTGGCACAGCTTAAAAATATTCCTGTCAATATTGCCAGCAACTACGGTGCTGCATTGTTGTCAGCGTTTGCAGTTACACAGTTCCTTTTCTCACCTGTAATTGGCAACCTGAGCGACAGGTTTGGCAGGCGGCCGGTTTTACTCATTTCATTACTGGGTTTTGGTATAGACTACATTATACTGGCCATAGCACCAGCATATGAATGGCTTTTCATTGGGCGTATTATCGCTGGTATCACCGGCGCCAGTTTTACTACTGCAACAGCGTATATAGCAGATGTAAGCACCAACGAAACAGAACGCGCCAAAAACTTTGGTTTAATTGGTGCAGCTTTTGGGCTTGGTTTTGTGCTGGGGCCTGCGCTTGGCGGGCTGCTTGCAAACTGGGGCATACGTGCACCGTTTTATGCAGCAGCCACATTGTGTTTACTCAACTGTATTTACGGCTATTTCTTTTTACCCGAATCACTGAGCCCGGAGAACCGCAGATCATTCGACTGGAAGCGTGCCAACCCCTTTGGTTCGCTCAAATTTCTCACACGCCACCCGGAGATCGGCGGCCTTGCCATCGGCTTCTTCCTGATATATCTTGGCGCTCAGTCTATACAGGCCAACTGGAACTTTTTTACCATCTATCGTTTTGGTTGGAGCGAAAAAATGGTTGGTATATCACTGGCCGTTGTGGGTGTATTGGTAGGCGGTGTGCAGGCTGGTCTTACACGCGTGGTAAACCCGAAGATTGGCAACGAAAAAAGCATTTACCTGGGTCTTACACTATATACCATCGGGCTGGTATTGTTTGCATTCGCATCGCAATCGTGGATGATGTTTGTATTTCTCATTCCCTATTGCCTCGGTGGTATTTGCGGCCCGTCCTTGCAATCTGTTATCGCAGGCCATGTATCACCTAACCAGCAGGGCGAACTACAGGGAGCACTTACCAGTTTAATGAGTTTAACAACGATCATCGGCCCTCCGCTGATGACGATGACCTTCAGTTATTTCACCACCAAAGAAGCCCCTTTTTATTTCCCGGGCATGCACTTTCTCATCGGTGCGTCTTGTATGTTGCTGAGTATTGTAATCATCTACAAGGTGCTTACAAAAGAAAAGAAAGCACATCCTGAGCTGAGGAACGTGATAGCCGGTTCAGGCAGCGAAGCACAGGGTTTCCAGGGGCATTGA
- a CDS encoding helix-turn-helix domain-containing protein yields MAAVVKIDTVTKYNEMRGVPTLHPLVSVIDLSAAKPMPVATFNFGVYAVYLKEFKCGLLRYGRGHYDYQQGTLVFVAPGQILGVEPKATPYETKGWALIFHPDLLVNTPLGKHIHAYSFFSYHVNEALHLSDKEAVIIVDCLKKIAYELEQAIDKHSRALITANIELLLQYCVRFYDRQFITRDNVNKGVLESFEQLLRDYYASNKPQQLGLPSVAYCAGELHLSPNYFGDLVKKETGKTAQEYIQHTIIDLAKERVFDAGKSVSQVAYELGFKYPQHFTRLFRQKVGVTPNEYRNMN; encoded by the coding sequence ATGGCGGCAGTAGTAAAAATTGATACAGTTACAAAATACAATGAGATGCGCGGCGTACCAACCTTACACCCGCTCGTTTCTGTAATTGACCTGTCTGCGGCAAAACCAATGCCGGTAGCCACCTTCAACTTTGGGGTATATGCGGTATACCTGAAAGAATTTAAATGTGGATTGTTACGTTATGGCCGCGGCCATTATGATTACCAGCAGGGCACGCTGGTGTTTGTGGCACCCGGGCAGATTTTGGGTGTAGAACCAAAAGCAACACCGTACGAAACCAAAGGCTGGGCCCTTATATTTCATCCTGACCTGCTGGTAAATACTCCGCTGGGCAAACACATACACGCCTACAGCTTTTTCTCCTACCATGTGAATGAGGCCTTGCATTTGTCAGACAAAGAGGCGGTCATTATAGTGGATTGTCTAAAAAAGATCGCCTACGAGCTGGAGCAGGCCATCGACAAACACAGCAGGGCGCTCATAACTGCCAATATTGAATTACTGCTGCAGTACTGTGTGCGTTTTTACGACCGGCAGTTCATTACCCGCGACAACGTGAACAAAGGTGTGCTGGAAAGTTTTGAGCAGTTACTGCGCGATTATTATGCATCCAACAAGCCGCAGCAACTGGGTCTGCCGTCTGTGGCATACTGCGCCGGCGAATTGCATCTGTCGCCCAATTATTTTGGCGACCTTGTAAAAAAGGAAACGGGTAAAACCGCGCAGGAATATATACAGCATACCATCATTGATCTTGCAAAAGAAAGGGTGTTCGATGCAGGCAAGTCTGTAAGCCAGGTGGCTTATGAGCTTGGTTTTAAATACCCGCAGCATTTTACAAGGCTGTTCAGGCAAAAGGTAGGCGTTACACCCAATGAATACAGGAACATGAATTGA
- a CDS encoding DUF4304 domain-containing protein, whose product MITTANFKKQIAKPFGHEMRRYNFKGTGFEYFQETEDYLIAVTIDPSRWGGSCSAGFAIHPKQIDKDYDGKRDLSKLKVYQYEFKMGLTDYARGEWWDYADEESANLETLTKIITSIKEKAFPVIDLFKQKPNILDEFDVSEMENFHKNWTKRTGVTIATTGMRFAWAMTIIFEIKNLYKAKQFASWGLSNLEEGIENWFGKEDFDRVLATKNGLQQMHL is encoded by the coding sequence ATGATAACTACAGCCAACTTTAAAAAACAAATAGCAAAACCTTTTGGACACGAAATGCGGCGTTACAATTTTAAAGGGACAGGTTTTGAATATTTTCAAGAAACAGAAGATTATTTAATTGCAGTTACAATTGACCCAAGTAGATGGGGTGGCAGTTGTTCAGCAGGCTTTGCTATACATCCAAAACAAATTGACAAAGATTATGACGGTAAACGAGATCTCTCTAAACTGAAAGTTTATCAATATGAATTTAAAATGGGCTTGACAGATTATGCAAGAGGTGAATGGTGGGACTATGCCGATGAAGAAAGCGCAAATTTGGAAACACTAACTAAAATCATAACGTCAATAAAAGAAAAAGCATTTCCAGTGATAGACTTGTTTAAGCAGAAGCCAAATATCCTTGACGAATTTGACGTAAGCGAAATGGAAAACTTTCATAAAAACTGGACAAAAAGAACTGGTGTTACTATTGCAACAACAGGTATGAGATTTGCGTGGGCTATGACAATAATTTTTGAAATCAAAAATCTTTATAAAGCCAAACAGTTTGCTAGCTGGGGACTTTCAAATCTTGAAGAAGGAATTGAAAACTGGTTTGGTAAAGAAGATTTTGACCGTGTACTTGCGACAAAAAACGGCTTACAACAAATGCATTTGTAA